The DNA window GCTCTCCGGCCTCAGGGGCAAAGACATAATTGACGTGGGAGCCAACGTAGGTGACACGGCCCTCTACTTTGTCCTCAACGGGGCAAGGAAGGTGATAGCCGTTGAGCCCCTGCCCAACGTAGCCAAGTGCGCAGAGGAGAACGCGAGGCTAAACGGCGCGGCTGACAAGGTAAAGGTGATAAACGCGGCCCTTAGCGATGAGCCTGTGAGTATCCCATGCAATACTGATACGTTGTTGTCTGCCGGTTTCTCTACGCTTAAGGGCAACGGCCCATGTAAGGTGCCTGGCGTCACTTTAGGCTACCTCCTCAACATGGTTGAGGACCCATATCTGCTCAAGATGGACTGCGAGGGCTGCGAGGCGCAAGTAATACTTGGCCCCGAGAGGGAGAAGTTAAGGGCTTTCGAGCACATAATATTTGAGACGCATCCTCACATTACCAGCGTCAGCAACGAGAAGTTACTTGCCTCACTTAAGGAACTAGGTTTTGAGTGTAGGCTCCACAGAGTACTCTCTCAAAAGGTAGAACTTAACATCTATCACTGTAAGAACTCTAAGCCAAGGTAACTTAACAGAGCATTCTGAAGGATGCGTGGTAACAAGCCCCTAAGCTTTGGCTGAAGCTCTCCAGTCCTATAAGGAAAGCCGAAGGCTAGACACCTGGCCTGCTATCTGGCTCGTTCTCACAACCCCTTAGGGGCTAGCCAGAAGCTAAGCCACAGCATGTCGTGGCCTTAGCGCTTCTTGCTATGGCCAGTCGCTAAATTATATAAGATGGGTTAAATCGTTGATAACGTTATTTATTTGAACGCTTTACATTAACGGTCACGGCTACCTAGCCACGTCAGCTGCCAGTTGTCTCTAATACGCTGGGGGTACCTAAGCTCATGGACGTCAAGACAAAGCGAAGCTTCTATTAGGCCCATGCCACTCTAAGGCCGTCCTTCCCTTTATATGGCGTTGTAGAAGTTTGTTCCTCTTTGATCCTAAGCCCTTGCCAGCTCCCTAATCACCTAGTTAAGCCTCTCCTTGAACTTCTCATAGCTGAAGCCCTTGCCAGCTCCCTGGCCCTAGCCGAGAGCTCCCTTAGCCTCCCAAGGTCATCGAGCAGAGACCTAACTATGTGAGCCGCCTCCTCAACGCTCGTGTGGCTGACGCCTGAGGAGGTTAAGAGGCAGATAAGGGAGCTCCTGGAGGCGGTGAGGGAGTTCAAGAGGGCCCAGGCCTCACGTTAAGGCGCCATGAGCCTGACCACCTTTCCCCAGAAGGTTCTGGGGAAAAGTGGTCAAGCGCTCTAGCGCTTCAGGTCCTCCTGAG is part of the Acidilobus sp. 7A genome and encodes:
- a CDS encoding FkbM family methyltransferase, whose protein sequence is MLSLAEAKEKALKALSARKLMERGWLSALVGYLAKREELSVRLKYIGDVRLQREEFEILAIFTYYASKCWPGLPEELARTFSSSLEPRRAFSLLLTGLSLASSACKLQSSGNKVLINMSPESLTLTSWTQSSTVSINMSPKRLSLEVNGVSAALNPNCVTRSLSDVFVEIQYEVPEVLSGLRGKDIIDVGANVGDTALYFVLNGARKVIAVEPLPNVAKCAEENARLNGAADKVKVINAALSDEPVSIPCNTDTLLSAGFSTLKGNGPCKVPGVTLGYLLNMVEDPYLLKMDCEGCEAQVILGPEREKLRAFEHIIFETHPHITSVSNEKLLASLKELGFECRLHRVLSQKVELNIYHCKNSKPR